In Humulus lupulus chromosome 6, drHumLupu1.1, whole genome shotgun sequence, a single genomic region encodes these proteins:
- the LOC133785126 gene encoding uncharacterized protein LOC133785126, with amino-acid sequence MVKFKDEAARDLVLESEAIHFDKKPVVLRPWTTDIGSLKSIKSVPVWIRLPDLGLQYWGVNCLSALLGHTIATCKFDSEAVWRKKDTKKAPASDPAESMENATTQDAALVNSAQPQSQQMGVSQSGESPKEQVWSYPKKSRALKPANPIPFQKTMNSFSVLQEQQKQISILDVCRLNKTGIGALLETKIKGEKLKEVMCSTFVGWDYYSSLRLEGRILLIWRASWVRIEAIQDHDQFFHCRVRICITIQEFCLTIVYASNQLEARRSLWYELAHLTFPVKPWVILGDFNVVFDPNDRMGGRPISVKELEDARQWLDLGLVEELKIMGSYYTWSNNQEGGNRIYSKLDRVFSNEDWLDSFPNVTAVSHWEVFRTTVLANWYKPLKVEGCGLEQVIWKLVRLKHVLNKFNWRVIRDVFKRHEKLYASFISQKSDWLRFGDENSSFFHASLKKRKIANTIVTFVSDGGRVEDNYQKVVNHFLQHFKNFLGSSSKALCYIDPVTIALGPVLNFDDQLELIKPFSYQDVKSAMFSINSIKSPGLDGFGAGFFKALWKDIGKEVSMAVLDFFETGYIPKFLNNTILALIPMVDNPINAADYRPIACYLSKGYNRKHCSPHYLMKIDISKAYDSIDWDFLENLLKALRFPGHFIKWIMVCLRGTSYCLLMNGRIQGCFQGGKGLRQGDPISPMLFVIVMDYLTRLLHKSSKEKDFRFHPLCKSLNIISLCFADDLLLFFSAQAQVHIVASSKLEIAHKGPAPFLSSVYSLFGLSGLCF; translated from the exons ATGGTAAAATTCAAGGATGAAGCAGCGCGAGATCTGGTTCTGGAATCAGAGGCGATACATTTTGATAAGAAACCAGTAGTCCTTCGGCCCTGGACGACTGATATTGGTTCCTTAAAGTCCATTAAATCGGTACCAGTGTGGATTAGGCTTCCTGACCTTGGATTACAATATTGGGGAGTAAATTGCTTGAGTGCTCTT CTGGGACACACGATTGCTACCTGCAAATTTGATTCTGAAGCAGTTTGGAGGAAGAAGGATACAAAGAAAGCACCTGCATCTGATCCTGCTGAGTCTATGGAGAATGCTACTACCCAAGATGCTGCTCTGGTAAATTCAGCTCAGCCTCAATCGCAGCAGATGGGAGTGTCTCAATCTGGTGAGAGTCCAAAAGAACAAGTGTGGTCCTATCCGAAAAAATCTAGGGCCCTGAAACCAGCAAACCCAATTCCATTTCAGAAAACCATGAACTCTTTCAGTGTTCTTCAAGAACAGCAGAAG CAAATTTCAATCCTAGATGTCTGTCGTTTGAATAAAACTGGAATTGGGGCTCTCCTTGAAACTAAAATCAAGGGAGAGAAGCTCAAGGAAGTTATGTGTTCTACATTTGTGGGTTGGGATTATTATAGTAGTTTGAGATTGGAGGGTAGAATCTTATTGATTTGGAGGGCTAGCTGGGTTCGTATTGAAGCTATCCAAGATCATGACCAATTTTTTCACTGTAGGGTTCGAATATGTATCACTATTCAAGAGTTTTGTCTTACAATTGTTTATGCTTCGAATCAATTGGAGGCTAGGCGGTCTCTTTGGTATGAGTTGGCTCATTTGACTTTCCCAGTTAAACCTTGGGTCATCTTAGGTGACTTTAATGTAGTCTTTGATCCTAATGACAGAATGGGTGGGAGGCCTATTTCGGTGAAAGAACTAGAAGATGCTAGACAGTGGCTTGACCTTGGTTTGGTGGAAGAATTGAAGATAATGGGATCTTACTATACTTGGTCTAACAATCAGGAAGGGGGAAATCGTATCTATTCTAAGTTGGATAGGGTGTTCTCTAATGAGGACTGGTTGGACTCCTTTCCTAATGTTACTGCTGTTTCGCACTGGGAGGTG TTCAGAACAACAGTTTTGGCCAACTGGTATAAACCTTTAAAAGTTGAGGGATGTGGCTTGGAGCAAGTCATTTGGAAGCTTGTCCGCCTCAAACATGTGCTGAATAAATTCAACTGGAGGGTTATTAGAGATGTG TTTAAGAGGCATGAGAAACTTTATGCCAGTTTTATTTCTCAAAAGAGTGATTGGCTCCGTTTTGGAGATGAAAATTCCTCATTTTTTCATGCAAgtttgaagaaaagaaaaattgccAACACGATTGTGACTTTTGTTTCTGATGGAGGTCGAGTTGAAGATAACTATCAAAAGGTTGTCAATCATTTTTTACAGCATTTTAAGAATTTCTTGGGTAGTTCAAGTAAAGCTTTATGTTATATTGACCCTGTCACTATAGCTTTGGGTCCGGTTCTGAATTTTGATGACCAGTTGGAGTTGATCAAACCTTTTTCTTACCAAGATGTCAAATCTGCTATGTTCAGTATTAATTCTATAAAAAGCCCTGGTCTTGATGGTTTTGGGGCTGGCTTTTTCAAAGCATTATGGAAAGATATAGGCAAGGAGGTGTCCATGGCAGTGCTTGATTTTTTTGAAACCGGGTATATTCCTAAATTTCTTAATAATACTATCTTAGCTCTCATACCTATGGTTGATAATCCGATTAATGCTGCTGACTATAGGCCTATTGCTTGTT ACCTAAGTAAGGGTTACAATAGGAAACATTGTTCTCCTCACTACCTCATGAAGATTGACATTAGTAAAGCTTATGACTCCATAGATTGGGACTTCTTGGAGAATCTGTTGAAAGCTCTTAGATTTCCTGGTCATTTTATCAAATGGATCATGGTCTGTTTAAGAGGCACTTCCTACTGTTTATTGATGAATGGTCGGATTCAAGGTTGTTTTCAGGGTGGTAAAGGGCTTCGTCAAGGTGATCCTATCTCCCCAATGCTCTTTGTAATAGTGATGGATTACCTTACCCGTTTATTGCATAAATCTTCCAAGGAAAAAGACTTCAGATTCCATCCTTTATGCAAATCTTTAAATATTATTAGTCTTTGCTTTGCTGATGATTTACTTCTG TTTTTCAGTGCCCAAGCACAGGTTCATATTGTGGCAAGCAGTAAACTAGAAATTGCTCACAAGGGACCTGCTCCATTCTTGTCATCTGTCTATTCCCTGTTTGGCCTGTCCGGATTGTGCTTTTGA